From the Bradyrhizobium ontarionense genome, the window CGAGAAGGTGATCAGGCGCAGCACGCTGACGACGAGCGTGGTGACACCGAGCGCGAGCCAGTAGAAGTGCGGCGGCGAGGCCGCCCATGTCTCCGGCCACAGGCCGAGAATGCCGTTGTCGCCGCCGGTCACCCCTACCCATTGGAACGCGACCGACCAGACGATCTGGGCAAAGGCGAGCGTCAGCATCGCGAAGTACACACCGGAGAGCTGCACCGCGAAGGCACCGAACACCGCCGCGCCCAGCGCGCCGAGAAGCGGCCCAAGCAGCAGGCATGCGATCATCGGCAATCCCGCCATCTTGGCGAGAAAGGCGACGCCATAGGCGCCGAGGCCGAAATAGGCGGCGTGGCCAAACGAAGCTAGCCCGCCGACCGCCATCAGGAAGTGCAGCGAGGCCGCGAAGATCACGAAGATCGCGATCTCGGCGCCGACGTTCAGCGCGTAGTTGCCGCTGACGAAAGGCAGCATCGCCGCGAACGTCAGCGCGGCCAACGACGCCAAGCGCTCGACCGAGGACAGCGGACGCCACGGGATGACGGTGAGGCCGGGCGTGCGTCGCGCCGGCGCTTCCTTCCTGCCGAACAGACCCCAGGGACGCACCACCAGCACGACCGCCATGACCAGGAAAATCAGGATCAGCGAGATGGTCGGGAAAATCAGGATGCCGAAGGCGTTGAGCTCGGACACCAGCACCGCCGCGACGAAGGCGCCGAGGATGCTGCCGAGACCGCCGATCACGACCACGACGAACACTTCGACGATGATGCGCAGGTCCATGGCATGGTGGACCGCATCACGCGGAATCTGCAGCGCGCCACCGAGCGCCGCTAGAAAGACGCCGACCGCGAACACCGAGGTGAACAGCCATTTCTGATTGACACCGAGCGCCGCCACCATGTCGCGGTCCTGCGTCGCCGCGCGCACCAGGATGCCCCAGCGGGTGCGCTGGAACAGCAGCCACAGCGCGCCGAGCACGATGGGACCGAGCGCGATCAGGAACAGGTCGTAGCTTGGAATGTTCTGGCCGAAGAAATCAACGGCGCCCTTGAAGCCGGGCGCCCGGCGGCCGAGCAGGTCGTCCGGCCCCCAGATCAGGACCACGAGGTCCTCGACCATCAATGTCAGGCCGAAGGTCGCGAGCAGTTGGAACAATTCCGGCGCATGATAGATCCGGCGCAGCAGCACGATCTCGACCAGCACGCCGATCGCAGCCACCACGAGCGCCGCAACGACGATGCCGCCCCAGAAGCCGAGCGCGCCGGACAGCCGCTCGGTCAGCGTGAACGCGACATAGGCGCCAAGCATATAGAACGCGCCGTGGGCGAAATTCACGATGCGGGTGACGCCGAAGATGATCGACAGTCCCGACGCCACCAGGAACAGCGAGGCCGCACTGGCAAGGCCGGTCAGGAACTGGACGAAGTAGAAGGCCATGGGCGGTCCGCGTGAGGGAAATCGTCGAAATCGAGCTAAGCCGCGTCAGAGCTCGTGCTCTCCACAACGAGAGCCGGCGAGCAAGCGTGGGGTGAGGGATCTCAGCCTGAACCTGCAGATCAGGCGTCGTCGTCCCTCACCCCGCCCGCTCTCCCCCCGCTGGAGGAGGAGCAGGATAGTGTGGATCAGTCCTTCGGCCGCAGCTTCGCGACCTCCGCGTCGCTCGGCAGATAGTCCGAGCCCTTGCGATAGACGGTGTCGACCATGATGCCCTTGCCGTCCTTGATCGCGGTCTTGCCGACGTAAGCGCCGAGCGTCGACTGATGGTCGATCTTGCGGAAGGTGATCTCGCCGAACGGTGACGGCACGGCGAGGCCCTCGGCGGCGGCGATCAGCTTCTCGGTATCGGTCGAGCCGGCCTTGGCGAGAATAGCGGCGGCCGATTTGATGGTCTGGTAGCCGACGATCGAGCCGAGCCGCGGATAGTCGTTGTACTTGGTTTGATAGGCCTTCAGGAACGCGTCGTGCTCCGGCGTCTTGATCGAGTACCAGGGATAGCCCGTCACGATCCAGCCCTCGGGCGTCTCGTCCTTGAGCGGATCGAGATATTCCGGCTCGCCGGTGAGGAAGCTCACGACCTTGCGGTCCTTGAACACGCCGCGGGTGTTGCCTTCGCGAACCAGCTTCACGAGGTCAGCGCCAAAGGTGACGTTGAGGATCGCTTCCGGATTGGCGGCGGCGACGGCCTGCACGACGGGACCGGCGTCGATCTTGCCCTGCGGCGGCCACTGCTCGTCGACCCACTGGATGTCCGGGCGCTTCTCGGAGAGCAGCTTCTTGAACACCGCGACCGCCGACTGGCCGTACTCATAGTTCGGCGCGATCGTCGCCCAGCGCTTGGCCGGAAGCTTGGCAGCTTCCTCCACCAGCATCGCGGCCTGCATGTAGTTGGAGGGACGCAGGCGGAAGGTGTAGCGATTGCCCTTCGACCAGGTGATGGCGTCGGTCAGCGGCTCGGCCGCCAGGAAGAACACCTTCTTCTGGTTGGCGAAGTCGCTGACGGCGAGACCAATGTTCGACAGGAACGTGCCGGCGAGCATCGCAACGTTCTCGCTCGACACCAGCTCGTTCGCCGCGGTCTGCGCATCGGCCGGCTTGCCGCTGTCGTCCTTGGAGACGACGACGAGCTTCTTGCCGTTGATGCCGCCGGCCGCGTTGATCTCCTCGACCGCGAGCTGCCAGCCCTTGCGATAGGGCTCGGTGAAGGCGGGCAGCAGCGAGTAGCTGTTGATCTCGCCGATCTTGATGACGTCCTCGGCGCGCGCCGTGCTCATCAATCCGGCGACGGCAAGGCCCAGGCCTGCCGCAAGCATCGTTCTCCGTTGCATTCCCTTAGCCTCCAATGTTGACCCGAATTACCTTAACCCGTCATCGCCCTTGATCTCGGCGACGGTGAGCCCGCCGACCCGCGGCAGCGGCCGGCCACTGTCGGTCACCGCAAGCGCCACCATGATCTCGTTCGCACGCGGCGCATCGTTGATCTGCACCTCCATGCCGTCGAAATGACTGCGCACGAAGGCGGCGTCCTTGTGCCCGAGCGGGATGTCGAGCGTGCAGCCGACCCCGCCGCGCTTCTTCGACGACGGAATCAGCGCCGCGCCCTTGCCGAGCACCTTGCGGACCGGTGCGCCCATCTTCGGATGCAGGATCGCCGCCGCATGCTCCAGCTCGCCGTCGCTGCCGACGGCGGCGGCCTTGCCGTAGCTGTGCGCCGCCGGCCCTTCGATGCCGAGCGCGGCGACCGCGCGCTTGGCCAGCATTTCGCCGAGCTCCTCGCCGATCGCGATCAACGGCGACAAGTCCTCGACGTAGCGGCCCGCGAACGGATTCTCGATCACGGCGACGGCTGCCGCGCGCCGCGTCGGCGGCGAGACGGCCTTGCCCATCTCCCGATGGACTTCCTCGACCACGGTCACGATCTTTCTGATGACGGCGCTCATCGTCGGCGGTCCTTCATGTTCCAGCACACCATGCATCAAACCTTACGCGGCCGCCGCCCGCAACCGCGGCGGACGGACAATCTCGATCTGACGCACGCCCACGACGCGAACGCTCCCGCTCAGCTGCAGCACGGCGCCCTCGATCAGGCCGTCCGACAGCAGCGATTGCGCACTCCGCTCGCCCGCAGCCAGCGCGGCGTCCACATCAGCATCACACAGCTCACCCACCTCGCATGTGACGAGGCGGTGACCAAGGTCACTATCCGGCTGCAGCTCACAGGCGGCACGGCGAAGCACGGCAGGATGATCAGGAAGATCGACCGCATTGCCGATCACGGTCGCAGCAGCGTCAGCCTGCGCGGCGCTCCGCGCGAGCACGGTCACCGCATCGGCAATGCCGAGCGAGAAACTGCGGCCATGGCGGCCCGAGGTGGCGACGCCGCGGATCGCATCGCCCGCACGGAGCGTCATCCTGCGCATCATGCCGGCGCTGTCGGGCCGGTCCATCAGGCCGACGCTGAACGTCGCCGCATCCTGCAGATGGAGCGCAATGTCGCCGCCATTGTTGACATAGGCGCGCGTCAATTTCGCCGCCCCCAGCATCGCGCCGAGAATCTCCTCGGCGACGGCACCGGCCACGGCAGCCATCGGCGTGATGAACATGTCGCCGGCAAACGGCGCCACGGCGCGATGCATTCGCCGCGCAACCACGCCGCCCAGCATGCAACGATCCGGATCCGCAGCCCTGCGCAACCCGGGCAGCTCCGAGCAAAGCTCGTCTAGCAGTCCCGTGAAACGTTCGGCTGCGGCGCGATAGGCGGCGCGAATATCGGCCTCCGCGCCGTCGGCGCCGATGATCAGATCGATCGGGCCGTCCTGCAGATGCAGCCTCCGGTCGGGCAACACCACGATCTGCGGCTGCCGGCTCATGTGCTCTGCCCCGGCCACGGCAGCTGACGGATGTCCTTGCTCGCATCCTTGAGCGAACCAAGCGGCTGCACATAGTCCATGTGGCCGCCGAGCGCCGCATAGTCCGACAGCCTCAAAGTGAACTCGATCGGCGCGACGATCGCAGGCGTCGGCACATAGCCGAAGGCGCCGGCCGGCATCTGCGTCACGTCCACCATGTAGGTGATGCCGCCGCCGGGCCAGACATAGACCGGCGCGCCGCCGCTCGTAACCCGCGTCAACGCATCCTTCACCGAGCGCGTCAGCCGCACCGGATTGTCGGTGACACCAGCGCGCAGCGAGCCGCCGGCACCGGCCATGAAAAGCACGGTACACAGCGCCGGCTCGCAATTCTCCTGGATGCGCTCGACCGAGAATTGCAGCTCCGGCGGCATCTCGCGCTGGACCGGCTTCAAGGCCTCATCGAGCACGTAGTAGCCGGCGTGCTCGCCGGTCGTCGACACCATCAGCAGCGTCGTTCCCGGCTTCGCCGTTTTCGGATCGAACGGCCCAAGGATCGACAGCGGATCGGAGATATCGGTGCCGCCCCATCCCGTGCCGGGCTGCGCGACCTGGAAGTAGCGGCCCGGAGTCGAGCGCCGCCCCTTCATCTTGATGCCGGTCGCGGGAATGTCGAGCAGCTTGCCGGCCTGGTGCTCAGAGAGCACGCCGGTGATGTGGTCGTCGACCACGACGACCTCGTCGACCTTGCCCTGCCACTGCTTGGCGAACATGCCGATCGTGGCCGAGCCGCAGCCGACGCGCATGCGCTCTTCCTTGACGCCGTTGACGATCGGCGGCTGCCCCGCCTGCACGATGACGCTGGCGCCGCCGTCGACGACGAGCTCGACGGGCTTGCGGTTGCTGAGATCCATCAGCGCGTCGCAGGTGACGCGCCCCTCCTTCTTCGAGCCGCCGGTCAGATGATGCACGCCGCCGAGCGACAGCATCTGCGAGCCGTATTCGCTGGTCGTGACGTGGCCGACCGCCTCGCCGTCGACGCGCACCGTCGCCGCTTCCGGCCCGAGATAGCGATCGGTGTCGATCTTCACCTTGACGCCGCAATAGCTGAAGATGCCCTCGGTCACGACGGTGACCATGTCGACACCCTCGATCTGCGACGACACGATGAACGGCGCCGGCTTGTAGTCGGGATAGGTGGTGCCGGCGCCGATCGCGGTGACGAACAGCTCCGGCTGATGCACGATCTTGCCGTCCCAGTCGCCGCTCGCCTGGAACGGCACCAGCTTGCCGCCATGCGACACCGTGCGCTCCAGGAGAATATGCGGATCGACGCGCACCAGCACGCCGTCCTGATTGGCATAGCGGTCGCAGGCGCCGGCCGCGCCCGGCTTGATGTAGCACATCACCGGGCAGGCATCGCAGCGGATTTTGTCCCCTGCACCATCGCTCGCCGTCTCAGTCACCATGCAGCAGCTCAATTTGGAATGGAGATCGTCACAGCCGCCAGACGGGCGCGGCAATTCGTTCGTATACGAATGATGATGCCCGGCTCTCCCGGCTGTCAAGCGCCGCCGCGAATGAAAAGCACGATTGCCGGATAAACGATCAGTTTGCCCTGCACAATGACGAGAAATCGTGCATGCACTGCAGCAAGAAACGTGGCACTTGCATGTTAGTACACAAACGATACGCTCCGGGCGACCAGCATCTCATCCTCGTTAACGATACCATACCGGACGGCAGAAGGGGCATGACGCCAGCAACGATTCGGCTGACCGTGAACGGACAGGCGCATGACGTCGCTGCCGCGCCCGACACGCCGCTGCTCCATGTGCTGCGCAACGACCTCTTGCTGAACGGTCCCAAATACGGCTGCGGCCTCGGCGAATGCGGCGCCTGCACCGTGCTGATCGACGGCCGCGCCGCCCGCTCCTGCGTCATTCCGATCGAGGGCTGCATCGGCCGCAGCGTCATCACGCTGGAAGGCCTGGGATCCCGCGAGAACCCGGACGCCGTGCAGCAGGCCTTCATCACCGAGCAGGCCGCGCAATGCGGCTACTGCCTGAACGGCATGATCATGACGACCAAGGCGCTGCTCGCAATCAAGCCCGATCCTTCGCTCGACGAGATCAAGCAGGCGCTGCGCTACAATCTCTGTCGCTGCGGCGCCCATGTCGAAATCCTCCGCGCCGCCCTGCGCGCGGCCGGCCATACGCTCGAGGCGCTGGACTGATGACGGACAGCGTTGACAAGGAAGCCAAGCAACATGTCGGCTGGCTGACCGTCGAGCGCGCCGAGGCCGGCGCTGGCCGCCAGTTCGAAACCTTCATCCGAATCACTGCGTCCGGCGAGGTCTCGGCTTTCAACGGCCATGTCGATCTCGGCACCGGCATTCGCACCGCACTGGGACAGATCGTCGCAGAAGAGCTCGACGTGTCCTTTGCACGGGTCGTGGTCGTGCTCGGTGACACCGCCGTCGTGCCGAACCAGGGCGCGACCATTGCGAGCGAAACCATCCAGATCACCGCGGTGCCGCTCCGCAGGGCCGCAGCGCAGGCGCGCGCCTTTCTGCTGACCCGGGCCGCGGCGCAGCTCGGCGTTTCCGCTTCCGAATTGACGGTCGACGATGGGCTGGTCCGTGGTCCCAACAATCGCGTGCTCAGCTATGGCGAGTTGATCGGCGGCGACACGATCCGTCTTGAGCTGGCCGACGACGTCGCCGTGAAATCGGTCGACAACTATCAAGTCGTCGGCCGATCGGTGCCGCGCGTCGACCTGCCGGCGAAAGCGACCGGCGAGCTGACCTATGTGCACGACGTCCGCATCCCCGGCATGCTGCACGGCCGCGTCGTGCGTCCGCCCTATGCCGGCGTCGATGCCGGGCCCTTCATCGGCACCAGCCTGCTCGGCGTCGACAAGGACTCGGTGCGCGACGTTCCCGGTCTGATCGACGTCGTCGTGATCGGCGACTTCATCGGAACCGTCGCCGAGCGTGAGGAGAACGCCATCCTCGCCGCCGAGCGTCTGAAGGTCAGTTGGAAGCCGGTGCCGACCTTGCGCGATCTCGACGATGTCGAGAACGCGCTGCGCGCCAATCCGTCGAGCCCGCGGCGGCTGCTCGACAAAGGCGACGTCGATGCTGCCATCGCAGGCGCGGCCAAGCCGATGCGGCGGACCTATCTCTGGCCCTATCAGATGCATGGCTCGATCGGGCCATCCTGCGCAGTCGCCGATTGTCGCGACGGGCAGATCCGCATTTATTCCGGCACGCAGAATCCGCACATCCTCCGCGGTGATCTCGCCAAGCTGATTGATTGTCCCGAGGATCAGATCGAGCTGATCCGGCTGGAGGCCGCCGGCTGCTACGGCCGCAACTGCGCCGACGATGTCACGGCCGATGCGCTGCTGCTGTCGCGTGCGGTCGGCCGCCCGGTGCGCGTGCAGCTGTCGCGCGAGCAGGAGCATCTGTGGGAGCCGAAGGGCACCGCGCAGTTGATGGACGTCAATGGCGGCCTCAATGCCGACGGATCGGTTGCCGCCTATGAGTTCGCCACGCGCTATCCGTCCAACGGCGCGCCGACCCTGGCCTTGCTGCTCACCGGCCGCATCTCGCCCGAGCCGGCCGTATTGGAGATGGGCGACCGCACCGCGATCCCACCCTACGACTACGACCACATGCGCATCACAGCGCATGACATGCCGCCGATCGTGCGCGCCTCCTGGTTTCGCGGCGTCTCGGCGCTGCCCAACAGCTTCGCGCACGAGTCCTATATCGATGAGCTTGCCACTGAGGCCGGTGTCGATCCGATCGAATACCGGCTGCGCTATTTGAAGGACGAGCGCGCCCGCGACCTCGTCAACGCGGTGGCCGAGCGCGCCGGCTGGACGCCGCGCCCAGTGCGGGAAGACAAGACACCCGACAAAGGCGTCGTGCATGGCCGCGGCTTCGCCTATGCGCTCTACGTCCACAGCAAGTTTCCCGGCTATGGCGCGGCGTGGTCGGCCTGGATCGCCGATGTCGCCGTGAATACGACGACCGGCGACGTCAGCGTCACCCGGGTCGTGGCGGGCCAGGATTCCGGCCTGATGATCAATCCGGACGGCGTGCGCCATCAGATCGAAGGCAACGTCATCCAGTCCACCAGTCGCGCGCTCATGGAGGAGATTCCGTTCGCGCGCGGCAAGGTCGCCGCGCGGGAATGGGGCGCCTACCCGATCATCACCTTCCCCGACGTCCCGAAGATCGACGTGCTGATGCTGCCGCGGCCGGATCAGCCGCCGCTCGGTGTCGGCGAATCCGCCTCCGTTCCCAGCGCCGCCGCGATCGCCAATGCCATCTATGACGCCACCGGCGTGCGCTTCCGCGAACCACCTTTCACGCCGGAGCGCATCCTCAAGGGCCTGCGCGGCGAACAGGTGGAGACGCCGGCGCCGCAGTCGCTGCCGGCGCCTGACAAGCCGGCGACGACATGGCTCAACCCCTTCGCCAAGCGCGGCGGCCTCATCGCCAGCGCCGTTGCGGCCTGTGCCGCGGCCATCGGCGTGGCGAGCGCCGTGCTGCCCTGGCGTGCGATCGCGCCGATCACGCGGCCCGATCCTTCCGTCTATTCCGCGGCGACGATCGCGCGCGGCGAAGCGCTCGCGGCGCTCGGCAATTGCGCGGTCTGCCACACCGCCGACGGCGGCGTGGTCAACGCCGGCGGGCGCGCGCTGGAGACGCCGTTCGGCACGCTCTTCAGCACCAACATCACGCCCGATGTCGAGACCGGCATTGGCGCCTGGTCCTATCCCGCGTTCGAGCGCGCGATGCGCGAGGGCGTGCACCGCGACGGGCGGCAGCTCTATCCGGCCTTCCCCTACACGCATTTCGCACGCACCGGCGATGCCGACCTGCAGGCGCTCTACGCCTACCTGATGGCGCAGCCGTCGGTCCGCCAACGGGCGCCCGACAATGCGCTGCGCTTTCCGTTCAATCTGCGGCCGCTGGTCGCCGGATGGAATGCGCTGTTTCACGACAGCCAGCCGTTCAAGCCCGATCCGGCCAAATCAGAGCAGTGGAATCGCGGCTTCTATCTGGTCGAAAGCCTCGGCCATTGCAGCGCCTGCCATTCGCCGCGCAATGCGCTCGGCGCCGAGCCGCGCAATGCCTATCTCGCCGGCGGCTTTGCCGACGGCTGGGAAGCGCCCGCACTCACGTCACTCTCGACCGCCCCGATTCCGTGGACGGAGGACGAGCTCGCCACCTATCTGCGCTCCGGCCAGTCGCGCTTCCACGGCGTTGCTGCCGGCCCGATGGCGCCGATCGTCAAGGATCTCGCGACGCTGCCGGACACTGATATCCGCGCCATGGCGACCTATCTCGTCTCCTTCCAGGAGCCCTCAGCCGACACGGCCAAACTGGACGCGATGGCCTTCGAGCTGGAAGCGCGAACCAAGGTGACCTCGGCCTCCTCGCCGGCAGCCCGACTCTATCTCGGTGCCTGCGCCGCCTGTCACGAGGTCGGCGGCCTGCCGCTGTTCGGCAGCCGGCCCTCGCTCGCCCTCAACAGCAATTTGCACAGCGCGACGCCCGACAACCTGATCCAGGTGATCCTGCACGGCATCATGAAGCCGGCCTCGTCCGACCTCGGCTACATGCCCGCGTTCAAGGACCATCTGAGCGACGCGCAACTCTCCGAGCTCGTCTCCTATCTCCGCGGGCAGTTTGCCCCGGACAAGCCGGCCTGGACGGACGTGGACGCCGCAGTCGGCCGCATCCGGTCGGCCCTGGCGCATTGAGGTCGACGATGCTCCCCATTCGCCCGGCGCCGCGACCACCACCCTGACGCGCATTCGGGCAGCGCCTTGCCAGTATTTTCGCCTTGCGGCAGACGGCCTGCCGCTTCTAGAATTCGGGACTATGTTCCGCATATTGGAACCAACGGTATCATCATGAGCGCCCTGACCAACGCCATCGACATCCTGCGCTGCTTTTCGACCTCGCGGCCGAACCTCTCGTTTGCCGACGTGCAAGTCCTGACCGGCAAACCGAAGAGCTCGACCTCGCGCCTGCTCCGCTCGCTGCGGGACTGCGGCCTGCTCGAGCAGGACCCGCACAGCCGCCGCTACCGTCCCGGCCTGCTCACCTTCGAGCTCGGGCGGCTGCATCGCGCCCATGACGACCTGATCGCAACCGCCGAGCGCGAGCTGCGCGACGTCTGCGCGCGCACCGGCCACACCGGCTACATCGCCGTGCTCGACGGCTATCAGCAGGTCGTGCTGCGCATCGTGCCGGGCTCCAATCCGCTGCGCGTCGTCAACCCGCCGGGCCAACGCACGCCGGCGATCATCACGTCGAACGGCCGCGCCATGCTGGCGCGCCTGTCCGACCAGGAGATCCGCGCGCGCGTGCCGCTGGACTATCCCAAGGTCCCCGCCAACTCCCCGCAGAATTTCACCGAGCTGATGGCCCGGCTGAACGAGATCCGCCGCACCGGCATCTCCGACGCTGCTGATGAAGCCATCGAAGGCGTCGGCTCGCAGGGCTTTGCGCTGGCCAGCGGCGAGAGCGGCGAGCTCATCGGCATCGCCGTCTCCTATTCGGTCCAGGCCACCACCGAGCTCGAGCGCGCCAACGTCCGCCGCGAGCTTGGCGCGATGGCCGCGAAGCTGCGGCGCATGACCGGTGATCCGCAGGGCCAGACCATCGAGCAGCTGACCGGACTGGCCTCCTGATGCCCGCTACCGGTGCGCCGCGCGTCAACAGCCTCGCGCTGTTGATCCTGCCGAGCGCGCTGCTGTTCGCGTTGTTCTTCTTCCTGCCGATTGGGCTGATGGCGGTCATGAGCGTCCTGACCGGCAATCCCGTCGTTATGCCGAATGTCGGCTTCACCACCAAGCACTACGCCCGGATGGGCAACGACAGCTATTATCTCGAGGTGATCTGGACCACGATCCGGATCGGCCTCTGGACCACCCTGGCGGCGCTCGTGATCGGCTACCCGCTGGCGCATTGGATGGCGCGGATCAAGAGCCGCACCGGCCATGCGCTGCTGCTGATGGCGGTGCTCGCGCCGATGCTGACCGGCATCGTCGTGCGCACCTTTGCCTGGATGACGCTGCTGTCCGACAAGGGCGTCATCAACCAGATCCTGACCTCGCTCGGCCTCATCACCAAGCCGCTGCAGCTGATGTACAACGAGACCGGAATCATCATCGGCCTCGTCCACATCTACGTGCCGTTCATGGTGCTGACCCTGACCGGCGTGATCGGCCGCATCGACGAGCGGCTGGAGCAGGCGGCGGAAAATCTCGGCGCCAGCCCATGGCGGGCGTTCCTCGAAGTCACCCTGCCGCTCAGCCTGCCCGGCATCCTCGCCGGTTCGCTGCTGGTGTTCGCGCTCGCGATCAGCGCCTATGTCACGCCGATCCTGCTCGGCGGCTTCCAGATCATGACCCTGCCGATCCTGATCTATCAGCAGATCTCCGCGAACTTCAACGTCGGCTTCGCCGCCGCGCTCGGCATGGTGCTGCTCATCATTTCGCTCTCGCTCGTCGTCGCGTATAATCACGTGCTCGGCCTCGTCTCGGGCCAGCGCGAGCTGCAATGAAGGCGCAGATGACGAGCCTCGCTCCAGGATCGCAGCCACCGCGTGCTGCGCCGATTGATCTGGCGACCGCACCGGCCGTTCGCAGCAAGCCGTCGCCGCTCCGGTGGGGCCGCAGGCTCTATCTCGCCGCCAACAGCGTCATCCTCGTCTTCCTCCTGGCGCCGATCGCGATCGTGATCGTGTTCGCGCTGAACCCGACGCCTTTCATCCAGTTCCCGCCGGTCGGCGTCTCCTTGCGCTGGTTCGAGAAGTTCTTCGCCTCGCGCGACTTCATGCATGCGCTGCTCTTCAGCCTGGAAGTCGCGGCGATGACGACGGTCGCCGCCACCGTGCTCGGCGCGTCTGCAGCGCTTGCGATCGCCCGCGGCAACCTGCCAGGCTCCCGGCTGATCGTGGCCACCATGCTGTCGCCGCTGATGCTGCCCGCGATCCTGACCGGCCTCGCCCTGTTCCAGTCCTACGTGCTGCTCGACGTCGGCCGCCCGCTCTGGGGATTGGTCGCGGGCCACACGCTGGTGACGATCCCTTACGTCGTCAGGACGACGCTCGCCGTGTTGCATAATTTTGACGTGCGACTGGAGGAAGCCGCGCAGAATCTCGGCGCCAGCCCGGCCCGGACCTTCTTCGAGGTCACCTTGCCGCTGGTCAAGCCCGGCGTTCTGGCAGGCGCGATCTTCGCCTTCATCGTCTCGTTCGATCAGTTCCCGGTGTCGCTGTTCCTGGTCTCACCGGGCAGCGAGACGCTGCCGATCACCCTGTTCAACTATCTCAAATTCGATCTCGACGGCACCATCGGTGCCGCCTCGGTCGTCTCGATCCTGCTCGCCTTCATCGTCGTCATCGCGCTCGACCGCACCGTCGGCCTGCGCTCCTACGTCAAACTCTAACGGAGATCTTTGACATGACCGCCTCATCGCGTCGCTTCCCCCTGAGCCGCCGGCGCCTGCTGACCGCGGCGGCCTCGCTTGGCGCCGGCGTCATCGCGGCGCCTTACGTCGCGCGTGCGGATGAGCCCGTGCTGAACATCACCGGCTGGGGCGGCAAATGGGGCGACGTCATGAAGGCCGAGATCGGTCCGGCCTTCGAGGGCGAGTTCAAGTGCAAGCTCAAGACGGATACCGCGCTGCCGTTCCTGCCGAAGCTGCAGGCGAGTTCGCGCTCGGCGCCGATCTACGACGTGCTGCACACCAATTCGAACGAGCAGTGGGCCGCCGTCGAGATGGGCCTCGTCGAGCCGAAGGTCGATCCCAAGCTGGTGCCGAACATCGCCGACGT encodes:
- a CDS encoding ABC transporter permease, which encodes MPATGAPRVNSLALLILPSALLFALFFFLPIGLMAVMSVLTGNPVVMPNVGFTTKHYARMGNDSYYLEVIWTTIRIGLWTTLAALVIGYPLAHWMARIKSRTGHALLLMAVLAPMLTGIVVRTFAWMTLLSDKGVINQILTSLGLITKPLQLMYNETGIIIGLVHIYVPFMVLTLTGVIGRIDERLEQAAENLGASPWRAFLEVTLPLSLPGILAGSLLVFALAISAYVTPILLGGFQIMTLPILIYQQISANFNVGFAAALGMVLLIISLSLVVAYNHVLGLVSGQRELQ
- a CDS encoding IclR family transcriptional regulator, which translates into the protein MSALTNAIDILRCFSTSRPNLSFADVQVLTGKPKSSTSRLLRSLRDCGLLEQDPHSRRYRPGLLTFELGRLHRAHDDLIATAERELRDVCARTGHTGYIAVLDGYQQVVLRIVPGSNPLRVVNPPGQRTPAIITSNGRAMLARLSDQEIRARVPLDYPKVPANSPQNFTELMARLNEIRRTGISDAADEAIEGVGSQGFALASGESGELIGIAVSYSVQATTELERANVRRELGAMAAKLRRMTGDPQGQTIEQLTGLAS
- a CDS encoding molybdopterin cofactor-binding domain-containing protein; protein product: MTDSVDKEAKQHVGWLTVERAEAGAGRQFETFIRITASGEVSAFNGHVDLGTGIRTALGQIVAEELDVSFARVVVVLGDTAVVPNQGATIASETIQITAVPLRRAAAQARAFLLTRAAAQLGVSASELTVDDGLVRGPNNRVLSYGELIGGDTIRLELADDVAVKSVDNYQVVGRSVPRVDLPAKATGELTYVHDVRIPGMLHGRVVRPPYAGVDAGPFIGTSLLGVDKDSVRDVPGLIDVVVIGDFIGTVAEREENAILAAERLKVSWKPVPTLRDLDDVENALRANPSSPRRLLDKGDVDAAIAGAAKPMRRTYLWPYQMHGSIGPSCAVADCRDGQIRIYSGTQNPHILRGDLAKLIDCPEDQIELIRLEAAGCYGRNCADDVTADALLLSRAVGRPVRVQLSREQEHLWEPKGTAQLMDVNGGLNADGSVAAYEFATRYPSNGAPTLALLLTGRISPEPAVLEMGDRTAIPPYDYDHMRITAHDMPPIVRASWFRGVSALPNSFAHESYIDELATEAGVDPIEYRLRYLKDERARDLVNAVAERAGWTPRPVREDKTPDKGVVHGRGFAYALYVHSKFPGYGAAWSAWIADVAVNTTTGDVSVTRVVAGQDSGLMINPDGVRHQIEGNVIQSTSRALMEEIPFARGKVAAREWGAYPIITFPDVPKIDVLMLPRPDQPPLGVGESASVPSAAAIANAIYDATGVRFREPPFTPERILKGLRGEQVETPAPQSLPAPDKPATTWLNPFAKRGGLIASAVAACAAAIGVASAVLPWRAIAPITRPDPSVYSAATIARGEALAALGNCAVCHTADGGVVNAGGRALETPFGTLFSTNITPDVETGIGAWSYPAFERAMREGVHRDGRQLYPAFPYTHFARTGDADLQALYAYLMAQPSVRQRAPDNALRFPFNLRPLVAGWNALFHDSQPFKPDPAKSEQWNRGFYLVESLGHCSACHSPRNALGAEPRNAYLAGGFADGWEAPALTSLSTAPIPWTEDELATYLRSGQSRFHGVAAGPMAPIVKDLATLPDTDIRAMATYLVSFQEPSADTAKLDAMAFELEARTKVTSASSPAARLYLGACAACHEVGGLPLFGSRPSLALNSNLHSATPDNLIQVILHGIMKPASSDLGYMPAFKDHLSDAQLSELVSYLRGQFAPDKPAWTDVDAAVGRIRSALAH
- a CDS encoding ABC transporter permease, with amino-acid sequence MTSLAPGSQPPRAAPIDLATAPAVRSKPSPLRWGRRLYLAANSVILVFLLAPIAIVIVFALNPTPFIQFPPVGVSLRWFEKFFASRDFMHALLFSLEVAAMTTVAATVLGASAALAIARGNLPGSRLIVATMLSPLMLPAILTGLALFQSYVLLDVGRPLWGLVAGHTLVTIPYVVRTTLAVLHNFDVRLEEAAQNLGASPARTFFEVTLPLVKPGVLAGAIFAFIVSFDQFPVSLFLVSPGSETLPITLFNYLKFDLDGTIGAASVVSILLAFIVVIALDRTVGLRSYVKL